The genomic interval GAGGTTCAATAACTTATCTGAATGTTGCAGTGCTGACAAGACTTCTGGTTTTTCTAATAATTCTAGTGGATCGATATTTTTATCCCCCTTATTTTCTTGAGTTTTTTTATTATTTACTGTTTCAGTGGTCTTACCTTTAGATTCATCATCTATTAACACGTAATTTTTTAATCGATTATCAAACATATAATTCATATTACGCATAAATCTGGAAAGGCTTCGAGAGCTTGAGTATCCAACCTTCCAAGCAACTTCCTCCGCATCTAAACCTTGAGCATATAACTCAATAGCTTTTGTTACCTTCTCTTCATTCGTCATCATTTCACCTACCTTAATTTATTAACTTCTTTGCCAAGTTCTTCTCCTCTCATGTGCAGGTAGACCTCCGTCGTTCTAAGGGAATTATGCCCCAATAATTTTTGTATGGTATATAAATTGACGTCTTTTTTCAGTAAGTTTGTACCAAATGAATGTCTAAACGTATGGCAAGTTATATTTTTTTGCCAACCTAGTTTCTTACGCAAATCTGATATAAGTTTTCTGGCATACGGCGGAGACAACCTTCCCGTCTTTTTTGTTGCTAATAAATAATCACTGTTTGTATCAATTCTGGTATTATTTAAATAATGGTTTAATTCCTTTTCTAAATTAGGGTGTAAAGGTACTGTCCTGTGCTTTTGCCCCTTTCCAAATAAATGCACCGTCTTTTCTTCAAAGTCAATGTCATCCATTTTTAAATTACAGGCTGCACTTATCCTAGCTCCGCTGTAATAAAGCATGGTAATGAGCATCCTAGTTAAACCTGAAGCATTACGGAACAACTCATTTACTTCACTTTCTGAAAGGGGCTGCCTTACTTTCTTGACAACCTTGAATGGAGCCACTTTTTCCGCAGGATTTTCTGTAACCAACCCATCCCTTTTCAAATACTTCATAAATGAGCTGATGGAATGTAAGTTTCTTTTTCGACTTGCATCCGCATAATTCCTCTTTGTTTTAAGGTAATATAAATACTCTTCAATCATTTTATAATCAATCATTTCAAGTTTGGGAATGCAGTTATAATTGTCCGCAATCCAATCGTTAAAACTACACAAGTCAACTCTGTAACCTTTAATTGTTTCCTGACTTCTATTTAGCATAGGTAAATACTTTTTAATAAATTGATGAATATACTCAATCAACATAGAATACCTCCAGTGACAAGTTTTTTATTCAAGATGAGCAGCCTTATGACTTTTTATACAATATGTGCGTTCTCTCTTTTCCTCTTTTATACTCATAATAAATGTCCAATCTATTAAGAATAGGCTCCACCCGTGTGATGGAATCTTTCAATTTGTTTGCCGCTATCCAGTTTTCCTTGGGTTCAATTCCTAACGTTTTCAGTTTGTCTCTCAGTTGCTTAAGAATACTTGTGGAATTTCCTCTTAGTTTATTATTTGATTTCACTAGTTCGTAAATGCTATAAGCTAAAAGATTTTGCTCTAACGATTCAAGCGCAGCATCACTTTTATTAGCTTCATAGCATTTAATAAATTCACCTTCTCCATAACCCAGCCAACTTTCAGCAGCCGTAACCCATTTAACAAAGTCAGCCATCCTTGAATTCTTTTCAAGTTTGATAGAGTTATAATCTCGCAGAATGACTGACAAAACGTCACATATTCCACCTAGAATATCCGGTAAATCATTATAGAAATTTTTCCATAGATCCTTCTCAGCTTGTACACTCTCACTAGACATTTTTGGTAAATTGATAATAATAGATCGATCAGCTAGATCACTTCGTTTTGCAATATAGTCAATACCATTCAAAATTAAAGGCTTTTTAGCAGTCATGGTGGCTTGATCTTTATCGGTAAACAGCTTTTTTGAAACCATTGCTATTCCGGTTGAAAGCTTACATAAAGCATCGGACATTCTCGAATCAATACCTGACAAATTATCAAAAACAAGCAAGTGATTGTATGAAGCAGCAACAAACAAATCTTTTTCTTTCTTTGGTGGAGATTGTGCCATCACGACTGACGGATCAACAATTGATTTTATAATTTTAGATAACGTGCTCTTACCTGATCCTTGCGAACCCTGTAGAATGAGGATTGGATAAGGGCCGTCCGGCATAAAGCATCCAATAATAAATGACAAAACAAGTTTATAGTCGTTTTCTTCTAAAGGTATATATTTTCTTAATTTACTTAGGTCACCATTTCCTATAGGCTTTTGGATGGAGTTTGAGGTATTCGGTCTTTCAAAGTGAATATTAAGTTCCTGCTGTCTTTTCATGTTCCATCCACTTTCACTTATTTCAATAACGTCTTGATTGTCATTGATTAAATCAATAAAAAGTTTGCCTTTTTCCTCGCAGATTCGGAAATGTATTTTCTTTTTCGCTTTCGAGCCCATGACTTCTCGCGCACAAATCGTATCAATAACTTCCTGTATATGAGAATTTGATACAGGTTTTTTAAATATTATATAATACTGATTACGTAACCATTGTTTAAAAGTGGAACTCGATATATCGACCGTTTGATTAATCTTATTAATTGGTATTGTTGCGAAAACTTCTTCTGATTCGGTTACAAAATATGACCTTGCGTCATCAGATAGCTTTAATAGAACCTCCGAAATGGTAAGTTGATTCTTTTCTGCTCTTTTTTTAATACTCTGCTGCTTACTGGTTAAGGGAGACACATTACCAACCTTCTTAGGCATAGATATCACTCCCCTCAAGCAGGTCAAGCACTTCCCTATATGAAATGTTATAAATTTTCTTCATAAATTGAACGCTATTTCCCTTGCCGCATCCTGCAAAGCAGACCCAGCCGCCATGTTCTTTATTAAAAGAAAAGGAATTATTTTGATCATCATGGAATGGACATTGAGCATTAAGCCATATTCCATTTCCTTTGATATTACTCACATGCCTGGAATAAAATTCAATCCAGTCGTAATCCATCAATTCAAAATAGCTATTATCCCTTTCAATATCTTTTCTACTTTTGTATAATGAAGATGTCTTATTTTTAGATTTTCTTATTAGGCTTATTAGCCAAGTTGGTAGTTCTGCTAATTCTGTATCCTTAGGAGACTTTATCCAATAGTATTTTTGTCCCGAAGGATGGACTGAAGGTGGTGCTACCACCATTTTTTTATCTGCTAAAATATCAATACCATCCCAGATTCTAGTTGATGGTATATTATCCATATACTTAAAATAAAAATGATAACCACGACTTGATTTTACGGTCCAAGTAGGGGGTATTTCCCCATATTCTTTTAGCTTTGGCAAAAGTTTTAGCTCATCCAAATCCAAAACGATAATATTTGATATTTGACCGGTTATAATACCAATGTTCTTATTGCTAAAGAGAATCAAATTATTATTTTCCGGTATACCATTTATAATTTCTCGTTTATATAGTGGATGCACCAGAAACCTCTTGGACCAGTTCTTGACAATTGGTCTCTTTCCTATTAAAGGAATAGGCGTTAAACCATATTCAAAAAGTTGCAGTGCAGCAAGTGTGTTTGTATTCATTCGCTTACCTCCATTACTAAATATTTTGTTTACTATAAACTTGCATAAGTATTATTAGATACTTTACTGCTTTAATGGTTGTTAAGTGATGATAGTTCTTTTACAAGTTCAATAATTCTTTGCTTTTCAGTAGAGGATAGTGGTCTGCGGAGCATCCTGTAAAGGGTGTTCTCATGCATGTTCATAGCTTCAGCTACCTGCCAATTATAAACTTTAGATTCTTTAATAATTTGCCTGAGTTCTTTGTTTCGTTTCATGAGATGATTCTCCTTTCACATCATTTTTACTATCTAATCAAATATTTTCATATTTATTCAAAACCACTACCACCATCATATATGGTAAATATTGACTATGTCAACAGTAAAGGAGTAAATTATGAAAAAATATCATGCAGTTTTAAAGGAATACTTTGAAAATAGTGGATTGTCATTAACCGAAATTGGAAATAAACTTAAAGAGAAAGGGGTTCAGGCAGACATATCTTATTTAAGTAGACTAAAAAACAATCGTACACCGCCTGCAAGCGAAGAAATAAATAATGCCATTTCTGAGATAACAGGAAATAATGCTGATTATTTAAATTTCATTGCCGGTTACGAACGATCTCCCAGAATCATTCAACAGTATATTGAAAACGCAAATAAAATTGAAGAAGACTTAAACTTCTTAATAGAGATTAGCCTTATGGATGATGATAGTTTCTTGCTAGGAGATAATGAAATTACAGAGTTCTTTAAAAGTAGAGGTATAACAGATGGTTCAAGTAAAGAATATGTGGACTTTTCCGTAAACGAATTGGAGCTACATGAGAAGTCAACCTTGGTAAACCTTCTTAGAAAGAAATCTTCCATTATCAAACACACTGGTGAGCCTAAATTCACTCATAGCAATTTCTTTTCAATTGAAAAACTTTTAAAGGATGACAAAATTCCTCTTTTCAATGATATTTACGGTCATGGTTCTTACCAAAGTGAAGATTTTCTCGGATATATAAACGCAGAGGATTTCACTCTTAGTAACCCATCCGAATTTATTTCAGTGGTCATACAAGATGATAGCTTAGGGGCATATAACATTAAAAAGAACTCTAAAGCTGTTATATACCTAACCAATGAATTTAATCAAGAAGACATATTTTTAGTTAGCTATTTAAATAATCCAGCGAGACTTAGAAAAATTCAGACTCAGGATAACTTACTTTTGTTAAGACCCTTGAACAGTGAAATGAAAATCGAGGTAGTAGAGAGGGAAAATGCTTTTATTATCGGTAGACTAAATGAAATACAAACAACAGAATTGTTTTTATGAAAAAGGATATCCCTCGTGGATACCTTTATTATTACAGCTAAGTTCCACACCGACGGCTACGACGGTTAATTTAAAATCTGAGATTACCGGCCCTGGTTACACAAATTATTGAAATCGCTATTTGACGCTTTTTTCACATGATCGTCAGTCTGTTCAAAGAGTACAAAAACCGGTTATCTACAAAATACTACATACACCATTATAAAAAGAGTCTCATAACCCGCTCAGCCCTAGTTTTACTCAATATATTCCCTTTTATAATAAAGTAAAATATATATGAAGCAGCGTAATGCTTATTAGTAAAAAATTTGAGGGGCTGCACAACTAATTCTTCTGCCATAAGGGCCTGTCGCGTAACCGTCGGGATCATCCCTTTACCGGGCTGTACAGGGGCTGCTAACACGCCTGTCCCTAATTTGACGACAGCTTCTACGGTTACGACGGCTGTTTTTTACATTGTTATATAAGCAGTTCTGAACCAAACTATATTAGTTAATGGATTATGCCAATAATTGCAGCGTCTTCATTCATTTGGTAAGACCACGTTCTTGTAAAAAACTTAAACTAGCATCAAAAACTCGTCTTCCAACATAACTATAAAATATTCACTAAAAGTTCATTGATGCATACTAGAACAACGGTGTTTACACCAGTATAATAGGCTCAGAAAATGATTGTTAGTATACAAGGAGCCTTTATGAAACAAACAGATGAAATGAACCTACAAAATTTACGACAAGCGATTGAACAACAGAGACAGCTAATGCTGGAAACTGCGAATGTCTATGGTATGGGGAATGATAAGACAATAAGAGTTAGCCGGGAATTGGATGAATTTATTCTTGAATACCAAAAGGCCACCACAGCTAAAGGTGAGACCAACGATGTAAAATGGAATGATTAATAATGATGCAGGGAATAGAGAGGACTTAATGATAATAAGGAATTTTGCCCTTACTGTTGAGTGGACAACTACAGAGAGAGAACCGATACCGGAGGGAATGCTACATAACTGTGGTGCAGCCCATTTCACATGAAAAATCAGTATATCAAGTATGGAGGATGAACGTATTGTAAAATGACAAGGCCCTGAATATATCTGTAGGCCTGGTCCTCAGTCCTATTGTGCAGAAACTATCCCTTCTTATTGACAGCCTAAAGTATTATATCTGAAACAAGTATCATCATGTTTATTAGCATAAAAATTAAGGGACTGCTCAACTTTTCTTCCGATAAGCAGATTATAAATGACAAGGTTATGCTGATAACAGGAGACATTACATAGCCGTCGGGACTACCATTTCACAGGATCTGCCCACACGCCGTTTCCCTTAATAAGACAGCGGCTACGACGGTTATGACGGCTGATTATAACCCTTTTAATATAGAACATTATAACTTTAGTAATTCCTCAGAAATTGTATGAGTAGTGAGGGTGCCAATAGAAAGGATGAGAACTCCTTCCGTGCAGCCTGTTACTCCCTGCATGGTTCCCAGCCCCAGTCTTTTGTGCTGAAGAACCCCCCTTCCTTGTATGATAAACAAAAATTTTCTAATAAGTATATATCATAATATTTATATAAAAATTGAAGGACTGCCAAACTAGTCCTTTAGATGTTAATTATACTTAATGCGATTAGTAGCCACGATATATTAAAGGCCATATACAACCGTCGTAACCGTCGGGCCGTTGTTTCACCGGACTATGAAGGGCTGATCATGCGGCCTGTACCATGGTTTAACGACTATATTGGTTACGACGGTTATTTAGGACCGTCTCTATTTAATTGAGTTGGGAAATCACTAGAGGACCCTTCTTAACGTGGCAGTCAGTCGGTTTTGCATGACTTCCTTAAAAGGAATACTTCAAATAGGTTACGGAATCATGATGTTACTATCATAACCGTCAGGATCTCGTTTATATGGCTGTTAGCAGTATTGATGGACTGTATCAGGTCTTCAATACAGTCCTTCCTTCTCCAATTATCATATCTCCTGGACTCAGGGTTGATCGTAGGACTTTTAATAATGGCAGTTGTGTACTATTAGGGTACCGAATTATGTACCTTTATTATTCTGCCATAAACATCAATCCGTTGTTTTATAAGTGCTTTCACTTTTTCAGTGATTGGTTTAAAATTTGTATAAACATCTTAAATAATGATGCTGTAAAAGGGACTATGTACTTATCCAGGCATCTGATTCATTATCCTTATACTCAAAAATAGCGGAGGGAAAAGAGAGTGGGAAAATTAAATGATAACAGAGTGTTCTGCCCTCACTGCGGCGCTGATTTACAAGGGGATCCTATTCCGGAAGAGATACAGCATCATTACGGTGCAACTCATTCTTCCAGAAAAATTGGCATTTCCAGCATGAAAGAGGATTGTGTCATCAAATGGCAATGCCCGGATTGCAAAGGGCAGTGGAAGCGAAAGTTATAAAAAAACAGCTTCATTTATCACATAAAAAGAAAAGCCCTACAGACAGTTTTTTCTCCATAGGACTTCCTTCCTGTCAAGAACTTTTGTTCGACAAAAACCGGGAAGTGACAGGCACCGGACCCTCATTTAAATTTCCTTTTTATGTTGAAGAAAAATTACGGGATAATGTGCATGCCCTTGCTCAGCAACTTAATCTTCCTACTGCCTATAGGATTTATATAAAACAAAGCCTCCACAGTGAAGGTTGTTGTATTACATTTAAAAATATGGATAATTTTCTAAATTAAGAGTATCATATAAAAGTGAACCCTCAAAAATCAGGGTCCACTTATTCATTATCATACTCTTCAGTTATAAAATCTTGTTTTTCTGCCATTGCACCTACATTAATTGGCGGTAATATGATTGGTAAATCGCCGCCTTTTGAACTTACATCAGATACTAATGATCTCATATATGGGTAAAGGATTGCTAAGGAATTTTTCTTATACAAATGATCAACAAATTCCTCATTAGTATCATCAATATTTCCTATACTAAATACACCCAAAATTGTGGCTTTTAAATAAAAAGAGTTTTCTTCAAAACTTTTATCTCCTAACTCAATTGAAAAAAAGAGAGCAGCCTCTGTTCTTTCCTTATCACCATATTTAATATTCAACTTAAAATCAGGGGAAACATTTTCTGACTCTAGATCTATATAAGGATTGTGATAATAAATTGATTCTATTACATCGTAATCATCAAATGATAAAATTGATTCCATATTATGCAACCTCGTCTTTTTTTTCGTCAAAATTAAAATCAAAGTCTTTTGTAAGGTTTTTGTATCTAAGCTTACCACTTGTTTTTTTTATTTCTACATCCATACTTATTAATTCCTGTATTGGTATTTCCTCAGCACTAAAATCTTCAAATAGGTGTGCATACAAACCATCCACATCAAACTTTTCGCCTTTAATATAAAACCCAGGAGTTTCGCTTTTTTTGACAGAAAGGCCATATTTTTTTGCAGTTTCTAATACCCGTTCTTCGGTTAATTTAATATCCATTTCTAATCACACTCTTTCTATTCACTTAAAGTTAACTTCTCTTCTCTTGCGTTTTTTAAAAGGCTTTTTTTTAGACTCAAATATTTCAATTGTGTCTCTACTAATAATTGACGAATCTCTTACACATACTTGTGCACTTTGCATGCTAATACCCATTCTTCCCATTTCAGGCGTATTTAAAACAAACTGTGGCTGCGTAGAAATATAAAAATTTTTTTGTATTGCTTTTATATTGTCTGGAAGCAAATCCATTATAAAACACCTTAATTTAGTATTCCCTACTTGATCGTCCGAATATGACTCAATGCTATACTCGCTACCAAGTTTATTTATTAATTTCTTTAAAGTAAAAATTCCACTTCTACTATTTAAATTCAAAAAAGACGATGAATTAACCACTATTTTTGTGAATAAAACCGTTGCTGTATCGCCCTGTTTTGTTTGATTCATAGCCCAACTCATAGCTTGCTCAGGATCTTCACTAAAGAAGTATATCCCTTGACCCAGCCAATGATCAGATCGTTTTGAATATGTATATGTTTTTTCTTGCTCAATTGCTACTGCTACTTTATTATCTGTACCATGAAAACCATTTATGACAACATCATAATCCATATAATCTTCCTTTAATTATGTGTATTATAAAAGTCGCAAAATTAGAACTAATTTTAAATACAACAATCCTACGATGATACTGAGTAAGTTAAATAATAACATAAAATATTGTAAGTATGTGCCAAACTGTTATATTTGTTATTAAATTGTAATATTCTTTTAACAAGAATGTGATTGACTAATACAATAATTTTAATTCCTATTCGAACTAACTAAACTCCTAGACAAGTTTTGCACGTAATGCGTCTTGCGAGTATTTCCAATTACGGTTGTCTAAATTACGGGAATCCTGCCTTTGTATGCATTATTTTTTCATAAGGAGGTAATGCAAAATCGGAATACCGGGTAACCATTTACCAATATAGGCTTGGCAACACCACCTGGATAAAGTGAGAGCAACTTACGAACCTCAGCATCTACGTCTTTATTTTTTTCATTTTCGAATACGCCCCAGCGATA from Lentibacillus cibarius carries:
- a CDS encoding protein-export chaperone SecB, whose translation is MESILSFDDYDVIESIYYHNPYIDLESENVSPDFKLNIKYGDKERTEAALFFSIELGDKSFEENSFYLKATILGVFSIGNIDDTNEEFVDHLYKKNSLAILYPYMRSLVSDVSSKGGDLPIILPPINVGAMAEKQDFITEEYDNE
- a CDS encoding bifunctional DNA primase/polymerase → MNTNTLAALQLFEYGLTPIPLIGKRPIVKNWSKRFLVHPLYKREIINGIPENNNLILFSNKNIGIITGQISNIIVLDLDELKLLPKLKEYGEIPPTWTVKSSRGYHFYFKYMDNIPSTRIWDGIDILADKKMVVAPPSVHPSGQKYYWIKSPKDTELAELPTWLISLIRKSKNKTSSLYKSRKDIERDNSYFELMDYDWIEFYSRHVSNIKGNGIWLNAQCPFHDDQNNSFSFNKEHGGWVCFAGCGKGNSVQFMKKIYNISYREVLDLLEGSDIYA
- a CDS encoding aspartyl-phosphate phosphatase Spo0E family protein, which encodes MKQTDEMNLQNLRQAIEQQRQLMLETANVYGMGNDKTIRVSRELDEFILEYQKATTAKGETNDVKWND
- a CDS encoding S24 family peptidase encodes the protein MKKYHAVLKEYFENSGLSLTEIGNKLKEKGVQADISYLSRLKNNRTPPASEEINNAISEITGNNADYLNFIAGYERSPRIIQQYIENANKIEEDLNFLIEISLMDDDSFLLGDNEITEFFKSRGITDGSSKEYVDFSVNELELHEKSTLVNLLRKKSSIIKHTGEPKFTHSNFFSIEKLLKDDKIPLFNDIYGHGSYQSEDFLGYINAEDFTLSNPSEFISVVIQDDSLGAYNIKKNSKAVIYLTNEFNQEDIFLVSYLNNPARLRKIQTQDNLLLLRPLNSEMKIEVVERENAFIIGRLNEIQTTELFL
- a CDS encoding tyrosine-type recombinase/integrase, whose amino-acid sequence is MLIEYIHQFIKKYLPMLNRSQETIKGYRVDLCSFNDWIADNYNCIPKLEMIDYKMIEEYLYYLKTKRNYADASRKRNLHSISSFMKYLKRDGLVTENPAEKVAPFKVVKKVRQPLSESEVNELFRNASGLTRMLITMLYYSGARISAACNLKMDDIDFEEKTVHLFGKGQKHRTVPLHPNLEKELNHYLNNTRIDTNSDYLLATKKTGRLSPPYARKLISDLRKKLGWQKNITCHTFRHSFGTNLLKKDVNLYTIQKLLGHNSLRTTEVYLHMRGEELGKEVNKLR